A genomic region of Pseudomonas migulae contains the following coding sequences:
- the ampD gene encoding 1,6-anhydro-N-acetylmuramyl-L-alanine amidase AmpD, translated as MQLDPASGWCQGVNVCASPNFNARPSGEISLLVIHNISLPPAQFATGKVQEFFQNRLDVTEHPYFEGIADLRVSAHFLIERDGTVTQFVSCLDRAWHAGVSCFDGRETCNDFSVGIELEGTDDLPFTDAQYEALTALTLQLQSTFKAITAQRICGHSDIAPGRKTDPGPAFDWERYRAALAKEEQE; from the coding sequence ATGCAGTTGGACCCCGCGAGCGGTTGGTGTCAGGGCGTGAATGTCTGCGCCTCACCCAACTTCAATGCGCGCCCCTCGGGCGAAATTTCCCTGCTGGTGATCCACAACATCAGTCTGCCGCCGGCGCAGTTCGCCACCGGCAAGGTGCAGGAATTTTTCCAGAACCGGCTGGATGTCACAGAACATCCCTATTTTGAAGGGATCGCTGACCTGCGGGTGTCCGCGCACTTTCTGATTGAGCGTGACGGCACTGTCACTCAGTTTGTCTCCTGTCTTGATCGCGCCTGGCATGCCGGCGTTTCATGTTTCGACGGGCGGGAAACCTGTAACGATTTTTCCGTGGGCATCGAGCTCGAAGGCACGGATGATCTGCCGTTCACCGACGCTCAATATGAGGCGTTGACGGCTCTGACCTTGCAGCTGCAAAGCACCTTCAAGGCCATTACCGCACAGCGCATCTGCGGACATAGCGACATCGCGCCGGGGCGCAAGACCGATCCGGGGCCGGCATTCGACTGGGAACGTTATCGCGCGGCCCTGGCTAAAGAGGAACAAGAATGA
- a CDS encoding methyl-accepting chemotaxis protein, with amino-acid sequence MSATSLEVARSAAAAVSSAHSVNDETINGRGLVESQQGSIAALASEIDQSVLVINQLASDSQSISRVLEVIKSIAEQTNLLALNAAIEAARAGEQGRGFAVVADEVRTLAKRTQQSTEEIEQMIAKLHSGVGAAVKAMGTSHQMANGTVGQSEKVQQALENILGAVGMIVDQNQQIAAAVEQQTAVAHDIDQNIVEINRAGERTAEGAHQTEDASRALSAQVVELKQLISAFRV; translated from the coding sequence ATGTCGGCCACGTCACTGGAGGTGGCTCGCAGTGCGGCGGCGGCGGTCAGCAGTGCTCACAGTGTCAACGACGAAACCATCAATGGGCGCGGTCTGGTGGAATCGCAACAGGGCAGCATTGCCGCACTGGCCAGCGAGATCGATCAATCGGTGTTGGTGATCAATCAACTGGCCAGCGACAGCCAGTCCATCAGCCGCGTACTGGAGGTGATCAAAAGCATCGCCGAGCAGACCAACCTGCTGGCGCTCAACGCGGCCATCGAGGCGGCGAGGGCGGGCGAGCAGGGACGTGGCTTCGCGGTGGTGGCGGACGAGGTCCGGACCCTGGCCAAACGCACCCAGCAATCCACTGAAGAAATCGAACAGATGATCGCCAAACTGCACAGCGGTGTCGGTGCGGCGGTGAAGGCCATGGGCACCAGCCATCAAATGGCCAACGGCACGGTCGGCCAGTCGGAAAAAGTCCAGCAGGCGCTGGAAAATATCCTTGGGGCGGTGGGAATGATCGTCGACCAGAACCAGCAGATCGCCGCTGCCGTGGAACAGCAGACCGCCGTGGCACACGACATTGACCAGAACATCGTCGAAATCAACCGTGCCGGCGAGCGCACTGCCGAAGGCGCGCACCAGACCGAGGACGCAAGCCGGGCGTTGTCGGCGCAGGTGGTGGAATTGAAGCAGCTGATCAGCGCGTTTCGGGTTTGA
- a CDS encoding TatD family hydrolase — MELIDTHTHLDFPDFDEDRQALLTESRALGVRRIVVLGVYQANWQRVWDLVLSDPDLHAAFGLHPVYLEDHRPEDLHELGDWLTRLAGHHQLCAVGEIGLDYFIETLDRERQQTLFDAQLQLAADFNLPALIHVRRSHAAVIATLKRFKLKRAGIIHAFAGSKEEAREYIKLGFKLGLGGAATWPQALRMHRVLAELPLESVVLETDSPDMAPAMFPGQRNSPAHLPAICEALAEIMAVSPEQLAAVSTTNSCDVFGW, encoded by the coding sequence GTGGAGCTGATCGACACCCACACCCATCTGGATTTTCCGGACTTCGACGAGGATCGTCAGGCGCTGCTCACCGAGAGCCGCGCCCTCGGTGTGCGGCGGATCGTGGTGCTGGGGGTTTATCAGGCCAATTGGCAGCGCGTCTGGGATTTGGTGCTGAGCGATCCCGATCTGCACGCGGCGTTCGGTTTGCACCCGGTGTATCTGGAGGATCATCGCCCTGAAGACTTGCACGAACTGGGTGACTGGCTGACGCGTCTGGCCGGTCACCACCAGCTGTGTGCGGTGGGCGAAATCGGCCTGGATTACTTCATCGAAACCCTCGACCGTGAGCGCCAGCAGACGTTGTTCGACGCGCAATTGCAACTGGCGGCGGACTTCAATCTGCCGGCGTTGATTCACGTGCGACGCAGCCATGCGGCGGTGATTGCCACGCTCAAGCGCTTCAAATTGAAACGCGCGGGCATCATTCACGCCTTCGCCGGCAGCAAGGAAGAGGCCCGCGAGTACATCAAGCTCGGTTTCAAACTGGGCCTCGGCGGCGCGGCGACCTGGCCGCAGGCCTTGCGCATGCACCGCGTGCTGGCCGAGCTGCCGCTGGAATCGGTGGTGCTGGAAACCGACTCACCGGATATGGCGCCCGCCATGTTTCCCGGCCAACGCAACAGCCCGGCGCACCTGCCGGCAATATGCGAGGCGCTGGCAGAAATCATGGCGGTCAGCCCGGAACAGCTGGCTGCTGTCAGTACAACGAACAGCTGCGATGTCTTTGGTTGGTAA
- the ampE gene encoding regulatory signaling modulator protein AmpE produces MSFLVLLLAVWIEKFSALRHRVQRDGGWVRELHKLETSPRLANRPWLILVILVLLPVALLGLLLLVLEPVAYGLLALPVHLLVVIYSLGRGDLLAGLGPFRDAWRREDLQAAAHVAKRDLDICADSGEQLLERVQGHLLWEAYQSFFAVIFWYFLLGPVAALSYRLLALAEEHSQNLAVVERAAQLRHAFDWVPVRLLAASFALVGNFVAVSRVMLHELLNWNISAAQLIEKVGLVAGEIPAPVVGPDGINSLDRIWELLLRAAVLWYAGFALWTVLP; encoded by the coding sequence ATGAGTTTTCTGGTGTTGCTGTTGGCGGTGTGGATCGAGAAATTCTCGGCCCTGCGCCATCGGGTTCAACGTGACGGCGGCTGGGTACGCGAGCTGCACAAGCTTGAAACAAGTCCGCGTCTGGCCAATCGTCCGTGGTTGATATTGGTGATTCTGGTGTTGCTGCCAGTGGCGCTGTTGGGCCTGCTACTGCTGGTTCTGGAACCCGTCGCTTACGGTCTGTTGGCGTTGCCGGTGCATTTGCTGGTGGTCATTTACAGCCTGGGACGCGGTGATCTGCTGGCCGGTCTCGGGCCGTTTCGCGATGCCTGGCGCCGGGAAGACCTGCAAGCCGCCGCTCATGTGGCGAAGCGTGACCTGGATATCTGCGCCGACAGCGGCGAACAACTGCTGGAACGGGTGCAAGGGCATCTGCTCTGGGAGGCCTACCAGAGCTTTTTTGCGGTGATCTTCTGGTATTTCCTGCTGGGCCCGGTGGCGGCGTTGAGCTATCGATTGCTGGCACTGGCCGAAGAACACAGCCAGAACCTGGCTGTCGTCGAGCGCGCCGCACAATTGCGCCACGCGTTCGATTGGGTGCCGGTGCGTCTGCTGGCGGCCAGCTTCGCGTTGGTCGGCAACTTTGTCGCGGTGAGCCGGGTGATGCTGCACGAACTGCTGAACTGGAACATCAGCGCCGCCCAGTTGATTGAGAAGGTCGGTCTGGTAGCCGGCGAGATTCCCGCACCGGTGGTCGGGCCGGACGGCATCAACAGTCTCGACCGGATCTGGGAATTGCTGCTGCGGGCGGCGGTGCTCTGGTATGCCGGTTTTGCACTGTGGACGGTCCTTCCCTAA
- the ptsP gene encoding phosphoenolpyruvate--protein phosphotransferase, with protein MLELTIEQISMGQSAVDKSAALHLLAQHLVADGLVADGYLAGLQAREAQGSTFLGQGIAIPHGTPETRDQVFSTGVRLMQFPDGVDWGDGQIVYLAIGIAAKSDEHLRLLQLLTRALGETDLGQALRRASSAEALLKLLQGAPQELALDAQMIGLGVSADDFEELVWRGARLLRQADCVSNGFSAVLQQVEALPLGDGLWWLHSEQTVKRPGLAFVTPDKPMRYLGQPLSGLFCLASLGEAHQALLERLCALLIEGRGHELGRATSSRKVLEVLGGELPADWPSARIALANAHGLHARPAKILAQLAKSFEGEIRVRIVDGQDSAVSVKSLSKLLSLGARRGQVLEFVAEPSIAADALPALLAAIEEGLGEEVEPLPAVSQQREVVADVAEVLLAPASGSVVQAIPAAPGIAIGPAHIQVLQTIDYPLRGESAAIERERLKQALADVRSDIEVLIERSKSKAIREIFITHQEMLDDPELTDEVETRLKQGESAEAAWMAVIEAAAKQQESLQDALLAERAADLRDIGRRVLAQLSGVETPREPDQPYILVMDEVGPSDVARLDPARVAGILTARGGATAHSAIVARALGIPALVGAGAAVLLLAPGTPLLLDGQRGRLHVDADAATLQRATEERDTREQRLKAAAEQRHQPALTTDGHAVEVFANIGESAGVTSAVEQGAEGIGLLRTELIFMAHSQAPDEATQEVEYRRVLDGLAGRPLVVRTLDVGGDKPLPYWPIAKEENPFLGVRGIRLTLQRPHIMEAQLRALLRAADNRPLRIMFPMVGSVDEWRQARDMTERLRLEIPVADLQLGIMIEVPSAALLAPVLAKEVDFFSVGTNDLTQYTLAIDRGHPTLSAQADGLHPAVLQLIDITVRAAHAHGKWVGVCGELAADPLAVPVLVGLGVDELSVSGRSIAEVKARIRELSLTQTQTLARQALAVGSANEVRALVEAL; from the coding sequence ATGCTCGAGCTCACCATAGAGCAGATTTCCATGGGCCAGTCGGCCGTGGACAAGTCCGCAGCGTTGCATCTGCTGGCACAACATCTGGTCGCCGATGGCCTGGTGGCGGACGGTTATCTCGCCGGTCTGCAAGCACGCGAAGCCCAGGGCTCGACCTTTCTCGGTCAAGGTATTGCCATCCCCCACGGTACGCCGGAAACCCGCGATCAGGTGTTTTCCACCGGCGTGCGGCTGATGCAGTTTCCCGACGGCGTGGATTGGGGCGACGGCCAGATCGTCTACCTGGCGATCGGTATCGCCGCAAAATCCGATGAACACTTGCGGCTCCTGCAACTGCTGACCCGCGCCCTCGGCGAAACCGATCTGGGCCAGGCCCTGCGTCGCGCCAGTTCTGCCGAAGCCTTGCTGAAACTGCTGCAAGGCGCGCCGCAGGAACTGGCGCTGGATGCACAGATGATCGGCCTGGGTGTGTCGGCCGATGACTTCGAAGAACTGGTCTGGCGCGGTGCCCGTCTGCTGCGTCAGGCCGATTGTGTGAGCAACGGTTTCTCCGCTGTGTTGCAACAGGTCGAGGCGCTGCCACTCGGCGATGGCCTGTGGTGGTTGCACAGCGAACAAACGGTCAAGCGCCCGGGCCTGGCCTTCGTCACCCCGGATAAACCGATGCGTTATCTCGGTCAGCCGCTGAGTGGCTTGTTCTGCCTCGCCAGCCTCGGCGAAGCGCATCAGGCCTTGCTCGAACGCCTTTGCGCGCTGCTGATCGAAGGCCGTGGCCATGAACTGGGGCGCGCCACCAGCAGCCGCAAAGTCCTCGAAGTGCTCGGCGGTGAACTGCCGGCGGACTGGCCGAGCGCGCGCATTGCGCTGGCCAACGCCCACGGCTTGCACGCACGCCCGGCGAAAATCCTCGCGCAACTGGCAAAGAGTTTTGAAGGCGAGATTCGCGTACGCATCGTCGACGGACAGGACAGCGCCGTGTCGGTGAAGAGCTTGAGCAAGTTGCTCAGCCTCGGCGCCCGTCGCGGTCAGGTGCTCGAATTTGTCGCCGAGCCGAGCATCGCGGCTGATGCATTGCCGGCGCTGTTGGCGGCCATCGAAGAAGGCCTCGGTGAAGAAGTCGAGCCATTGCCGGCGGTGAGCCAACAGCGCGAAGTCGTCGCGGATGTGGCGGAAGTGTTGCTTGCCCCGGCGTCCGGTAGCGTGGTTCAAGCCATCCCGGCCGCACCGGGCATCGCCATTGGCCCGGCGCATATTCAGGTGCTGCAAACCATCGATTACCCGCTGCGCGGTGAGTCTGCCGCCATTGAGCGCGAGCGTCTCAAGCAAGCGCTGGCGGACGTGCGCAGCGACATCGAAGTGCTGATCGAGCGCAGCAAGTCCAAAGCCATTCGCGAAATCTTCATCACCCACCAGGAAATGCTCGACGATCCGGAATTGACCGATGAAGTCGAGACTCGCCTCAAACAGGGCGAAAGCGCTGAAGCGGCGTGGATGGCGGTGATCGAAGCGGCGGCGAAACAACAGGAGTCGCTGCAGGATGCCTTGCTGGCCGAGCGAGCCGCCGACTTGCGCGACATCGGCCGTCGCGTGCTGGCGCAACTGAGCGGCGTCGAAACCCCGAGAGAACCCGATCAGCCGTACATTCTGGTGATGGACGAAGTCGGTCCTTCCGATGTGGCGCGTCTCGACCCAGCCCGCGTTGCCGGCATTCTCACCGCCCGTGGCGGCGCCACCGCACACAGCGCGATCGTTGCCCGTGCGCTCGGTATTCCGGCGTTGGTCGGCGCAGGTGCTGCGGTGTTGTTGCTGGCGCCGGGTACGCCGTTGCTGCTCGATGGCCAGCGCGGTCGTCTGCATGTGGACGCTGACGCGGCAACCTTGCAACGCGCCACCGAAGAGCGCGATACCCGCGAGCAACGCTTGAAAGCAGCGGCCGAACAGCGTCATCAACCGGCACTGACCACCGACGGTCACGCGGTGGAAGTGTTCGCCAACATCGGTGAAAGCGCAGGCGTCACCAGCGCGGTGGAGCAGGGCGCTGAAGGCATTGGCCTGCTGCGCACCGAACTGATTTTCATGGCCCACTCGCAGGCACCGGACGAAGCGACTCAGGAAGTCGAATACCGCCGCGTGCTCGATGGCCTCGCCGGGCGGCCGCTGGTGGTGCGCACCCTCGACGTCGGCGGCGACAAACCGTTGCCGTATTGGCCGATCGCGAAAGAAGAAAACCCGTTCCTCGGCGTGCGCGGCATTCGCCTGACCTTGCAGCGTCCGCACATCATGGAAGCGCAATTGCGCGCCCTGTTGCGTGCCGCGGATAACCGCCCGCTGCGCATCATGTTCCCGATGGTTGGCAGCGTTGATGAGTGGCGTCAGGCGCGGGACATGACCGAACGGTTGCGTCTGGAAATCCCGGTGGCGGACCTGCAACTGGGGATCATGATCGAGGTGCCGTCGGCTGCGTTGCTGGCACCGGTGCTGGCCAAAGAGGTCGACTTCTTCAGCGTCGGCACCAACGACCTGACTCAATACACCCTGGCCATCGACCGTGGACATCCGACCTTGTCGGCCCAGGCGGACGGCTTGCACCCGGCGGTGCTGCAACTGATCGACATCACCGTGCGTGCGGCCCATGCCCATGGCAAGTGGGTGGGCGTGTGCGGCGAACTGGCGGCCGATCCGCTGGCGGTGCCGGTGCTGGTCGGCCTCGGTGTCGATGAGCTGAGTGTGTCCGGTCGCAGCATTGCCGAGGTCAAGGCGCGCATCCGCGAACTCAGCCTGACCCAGACTCAAACCCTCGCCCGACAGGCGCTTGCCGTGGGCAGCGCAAACGAAGTGCGCGCATTAGTGGAGGCCCTGTAA
- the pfkB gene encoding 1-phosphofructokinase, producing MAKILTLTLNPALDLTVQLPRLEPGQVNRSDDMHTHAAGKGVNVAQVLADLGHQLTVSGFLGEDNLQAFETLFAKRGFVDAFIRVPGETRSNIKLAERDGRITDINGPGPMVSEAAQQALLDRLDQIAPGHDAVVVAGSLPQGISAEWLQALIVRLKKLGLNVALDTSGDALRAALKAGPWLIKPNTEELAEVLGCEVVSVAAQAESASRLHAQGIEHVVISHGADGVNWFSVGSAMHATPPKVSVASTVGAGDSLLAGMLHGLLSADTPEQTLRTATAIAAMAVTQIGFGIGDATQLARLEQGVRVRPLTEQ from the coding sequence ATGGCCAAGATCCTGACCCTGACCCTCAACCCGGCGCTGGACCTGACAGTGCAGTTGCCGCGCCTTGAACCCGGTCAGGTCAATCGCAGCGACGACATGCACACCCACGCCGCCGGTAAAGGCGTGAACGTTGCGCAAGTGTTGGCCGACCTTGGGCATCAGCTCACCGTCAGCGGTTTTCTCGGCGAAGACAATCTTCAAGCGTTCGAAACCCTGTTTGCCAAACGCGGATTTGTCGACGCGTTTATCCGCGTTCCTGGTGAAACCCGCAGCAATATCAAACTGGCGGAGCGTGACGGGCGCATCACCGACATCAACGGCCCGGGGCCGATGGTCAGCGAGGCGGCGCAGCAGGCGTTGCTGGATCGACTGGACCAGATCGCGCCGGGGCATGATGCGGTTGTCGTGGCCGGCAGTCTGCCTCAAGGCATCAGTGCTGAGTGGTTGCAGGCGCTGATTGTGCGCTTGAAGAAACTTGGGTTGAACGTTGCGCTGGACACCAGTGGCGACGCATTGCGTGCCGCACTCAAGGCCGGCCCATGGCTGATCAAACCGAACACCGAAGAGCTGGCCGAAGTGCTCGGCTGCGAAGTGGTTTCGGTCGCCGCTCAAGCTGAATCAGCGAGCCGCTTGCACGCGCAAGGCATCGAGCACGTGGTGATTTCCCACGGTGCCGATGGCGTGAACTGGTTCAGTGTCGGTTCGGCGATGCATGCCACTCCACCCAAGGTCAGCGTCGCCAGCACGGTCGGCGCGGGTGATTCGCTGTTGGCCGGCATGCTCCACGGTCTGCTCAGTGCCGACACGCCGGAACAGACCCTGCGCACCGCCACGGCGATTGCCGCGATGGCGGTGACCCAGATCGGTTTCGGCATCGGCGATGCGACTCAATTGGCGCGGCTTGAACAGGGTGTGCGCGTGCGTCCCCTGACAGAACAATAA
- a CDS encoding DUF1631 domain-containing protein has product MHNDGNVVPLHKAATDQATPSPLARVPVILLQVRDKAALQLRHGLQELFDNADDTLFEMADRARNDVEQNLYFEAMRDLRLKRKSIERVFLEQFLEAFIGLTRNDTAQSALPRTLAFDTSAAQSGDDLERSVAVEAMVNKVLSRDGFGLDQLTARLSMLLGKKLVAQHNPLGPAMLCDYFMQAGRNLGVEIKVKLIILKLFERYVLSDADQLYTEANQLLIATGILPDLKPAPARRATDRAEASVHAEPAEAGIHAGSTQVDDGVQEVFAALQELLFHVRGSVAPTLEVSATTQPISTRDLLRLLSHLQQYVPTPAAQDDFDLRNQLEQLLTRVSVKSGKSRVVGVADEDVINLIAMLFECILDDRNLPDSLKALIGRLQIPMLKVAVLDKSFFSRSSHPARRLLNEIAAAALGWGECDDHQRDSLYLRIEQVVQRLLNDFVDDPAIFSELLADFLAFTSDERRRSELLEQRTRDAEEGRAKTEMARQRVEQALNQVLLGKVLPRRVVAFVQEAWSQVLLLTCLKHGDQSAEWLADVQTMEQLVWSVQRHDEPDASLRLLALVPGLLKSLRDGLSSSAFDPFATGEFFSELESLHVQLFERPAQTPATIREAEAPVMVQVQEEIVLRTADEGAVASASVGLPTDDAGLIQVDQLHVGCWVEFQEDEDHNLRCKLAAIIEATGNYIFVDRTGMKVLERSRIALALDFHRGAVRTLDDTLLFDRALESVIGNLRRLNRGK; this is encoded by the coding sequence ATGCACAACGACGGGAATGTAGTGCCTTTGCACAAGGCGGCTACCGATCAGGCGACACCTTCGCCGCTCGCCCGTGTGCCTGTGATTCTGCTTCAGGTTCGCGACAAGGCCGCGCTACAGCTCCGGCATGGTTTGCAGGAACTCTTCGATAACGCTGACGACACGCTGTTCGAAATGGCTGACCGTGCCCGCAACGACGTCGAGCAGAACCTCTATTTCGAAGCCATGCGCGACTTGCGCCTCAAGCGCAAAAGTATCGAGCGGGTTTTTCTCGAACAATTCCTCGAGGCGTTTATCGGGCTCACCCGTAACGACACTGCCCAGTCGGCCTTGCCCCGGACACTGGCCTTCGACACGTCGGCAGCGCAGTCCGGCGATGACCTGGAACGCAGCGTGGCCGTAGAGGCCATGGTCAACAAGGTGCTGAGCCGTGACGGTTTCGGGCTCGATCAACTGACCGCTCGACTCAGCATGTTGCTGGGCAAGAAGCTGGTGGCTCAGCACAACCCGCTGGGCCCGGCGATGCTGTGTGATTATTTCATGCAGGCCGGGCGTAATCTGGGGGTGGAGATCAAGGTCAAGCTGATCATCCTGAAGCTTTTCGAGCGCTATGTGCTCAGCGACGCCGACCAGCTCTATACCGAAGCCAATCAACTGCTGATCGCCACTGGCATATTGCCTGACCTCAAGCCCGCGCCGGCGCGGCGTGCGACCGATCGGGCGGAGGCGAGTGTCCATGCCGAGCCCGCCGAAGCCGGTATCCACGCCGGCAGCACGCAGGTCGACGACGGCGTGCAGGAAGTCTTCGCGGCGTTGCAGGAGCTGCTGTTCCACGTCCGCGGCAGTGTTGCGCCGACACTGGAAGTCAGCGCCACGACGCAGCCGATTTCCACCCGCGACCTGCTGCGCCTGCTCTCGCATTTGCAGCAATACGTGCCGACGCCAGCCGCCCAGGACGATTTCGACCTGCGTAACCAGCTTGAGCAATTGCTGACCCGGGTCAGCGTCAAAAGCGGCAAGTCGCGTGTGGTGGGTGTGGCCGATGAAGACGTGATCAACCTGATCGCCATGCTGTTCGAATGCATCCTCGATGATCGCAACCTGCCGGATTCTCTGAAGGCGCTGATCGGCCGCCTGCAGATTCCGATGCTCAAGGTGGCCGTGCTCGACAAGAGTTTCTTCAGTCGCAGCAGTCATCCGGCCCGCCGTCTGCTCAACGAAATCGCCGCTGCGGCCCTGGGTTGGGGCGAATGCGATGACCATCAGCGCGACAGCCTGTACCTGCGTATCGAGCAAGTCGTTCAGCGTTTGCTGAATGATTTTGTCGATGATCCGGCTATTTTTTCCGAGCTGTTGGCGGATTTTCTCGCGTTCACCAGCGACGAGCGTCGTCGCAGCGAGCTGCTGGAACAACGCACCCGAGACGCTGAAGAAGGCCGCGCCAAAACCGAAATGGCCCGTCAGCGCGTCGAACAGGCGCTGAACCAGGTGCTGTTGGGCAAGGTTCTGCCGCGGCGGGTGGTGGCGTTTGTCCAGGAGGCCTGGAGCCAGGTGCTGTTGCTGACCTGCCTCAAGCACGGCGATCAGTCGGCCGAATGGCTTGCCGATGTGCAAACCATGGAGCAACTGGTCTGGAGCGTGCAGCGTCATGACGAACCTGATGCCAGCCTGCGCCTGTTGGCGCTGGTGCCGGGGTTGCTCAAGTCCTTGCGTGACGGCTTGAGCAGCTCGGCGTTCGATCCGTTCGCCACCGGGGAGTTTTTCAGTGAGCTGGAAAGCCTGCACGTCCAGCTGTTCGAACGCCCGGCTCAGACCCCTGCAACCATTCGCGAGGCCGAGGCGCCGGTGATGGTGCAAGTGCAAGAAGAAATCGTCCTGCGCACTGCCGACGAAGGGGCGGTAGCGTCGGCCTCGGTAGGCTTGCCGACAGATGATGCGGGCCTGATTCAGGTCGACCAACTGCACGTGGGCTGCTGGGTCGAGTTTCAGGAGGACGAGGATCACAACCTGCGCTGCAAGCTGGCGGCGATCATCGAGGCCACGGGCAACTACATTTTCGTCGACCGTACCGGGATGAAAGTGCTGGAGCGCAGCCGTATTGCCCTGGCCCTGGATTTTCACCGTGGCGCGGTGCGGACCCTGGATGACACCTTGCTCTTCGACCGGGCCCTTGAGTCGGTCATCGGCAACCTGCGGCGTCTCAATCGCGGCAAGTGA
- the cra gene encoding catabolite repressor/activator has protein sequence MKLSDIAQLAGVSVTTASYVINGKAEQQRISSATVERVRAVVEQHGFTPNPQAAGLRSRHTRTLGFILPDLENPSYARIAKLLEQGARARGYQLLIASSDDAPDSERQLLQLFRARRCDALIVASCLPTGDDSYHQLQAKGVPIIAIDRVMEPEHFCSVISDDREASLQLTRSLLDPLPKQIALIGARPELSISQERAAGFKEALAGFKGEILIEHGESFSRECGKQLMEDMIQRLGHLPDALVTTSYVLLQGVFDALHDFPLKTRPLRLGTFGDTQLLDFLPLPVNAMAQQHQLIADKALQLALAAIEQSDYQPGVQAIARTFKQRIRQD, from the coding sequence TTGAAACTCAGTGATATCGCCCAGCTGGCCGGTGTGTCCGTGACCACCGCCAGTTATGTCATCAATGGCAAGGCCGAACAGCAACGCATCAGCAGCGCCACCGTCGAGCGCGTGCGCGCGGTCGTCGAGCAACATGGCTTTACGCCCAACCCCCAGGCAGCCGGGCTGCGCAGTCGGCACACCCGCACCCTGGGCTTCATTTTGCCGGACCTGGAAAACCCCAGTTACGCACGAATCGCCAAACTGCTGGAGCAAGGTGCCCGGGCCCGTGGCTATCAATTGCTGATCGCCAGCTCCGACGATGCGCCGGACAGCGAACGGCAATTGCTGCAACTGTTCCGCGCCCGTCGTTGCGACGCGCTGATCGTCGCCAGTTGCCTGCCGACCGGTGACGACAGTTACCATCAGTTGCAAGCCAAGGGTGTCCCGATCATCGCCATTGACCGGGTCATGGAGCCTGAGCATTTCTGCTCGGTGATCAGCGATGATCGCGAAGCCAGCCTGCAACTGACGCGCAGCCTGCTCGACCCGTTGCCCAAGCAGATCGCCCTGATCGGCGCACGCCCCGAACTGAGCATCAGCCAGGAGCGGGCGGCCGGGTTCAAGGAAGCGCTGGCCGGGTTCAAAGGCGAGATCCTGATCGAACACGGCGAATCCTTCAGCCGCGAGTGCGGCAAACAGTTGATGGAAGACATGATCCAGCGCCTGGGCCATCTGCCGGACGCGTTGGTGACCACGTCCTACGTGTTGCTTCAGGGCGTGTTCGACGCACTGCACGACTTCCCGTTAAAAACCCGTCCGTTGCGCCTCGGCACATTCGGTGACACGCAGTTGCTGGATTTCCTGCCACTGCCAGTGAATGCCATGGCCCAGCAACATCAGTTGATCGCCGACAAAGCACTGCAACTGGCTCTGGCCGCCATCGAGCAATCCGATTACCAGCCCGGCGTTCAAGCCATCGCGCGGACCTTCAAGCAGCGTATTCGCCAGGACTGA